Proteins encoded together in one Deinococcota bacterium window:
- a CDS encoding ferritin-like domain-containing protein, translating to MLNSLQDLFEHELKDLYSAETQISEALPKMAQAATSSQLKQAFENHLEETQEQIGRLEEIGGKLNITLTGETCEAAKGLIKEGQNLMKEGAADEVMDAALIGAAQRIEHYEMAGYGCARNYAKLLGHDDAAQLLQKTLDEEKRADEKLNGIAESKINERAMNA from the coding sequence ATGTTGAACTCCCTACAAGACCTGTTCGAGCACGAACTCAAGGACCTCTACAGCGCCGAGACGCAGATCTCCGAGGCGCTTCCCAAGATGGCCCAGGCGGCCACTTCCAGCCAGCTCAAGCAAGCCTTCGAGAACCACCTCGAGGAGACGCAGGAGCAGATCGGCCGCTTGGAAGAGATCGGCGGCAAGCTGAATATCACCCTGACGGGTGAGACCTGCGAGGCTGCCAAGGGCCTCATCAAAGAGGGTCAGAACCTCATGAAGGAGGGCGCCGCCGACGAGGTCATGGACGCCGCCCTGATCGGCGCCGCCCAGCGCATCGAGCACTACGAGATGGCCGGCTACGGTTGCGCCCGCAACTACGCCAAGCTGCTCGGCCACGACGACGCGGCTCAGCTTCTCCAGAAGACCTTGGACGAGGAGAAGAGGGCGGACGAAAAGCTCAACGGCATCGCCGAGAGCAAGATCAACGAGCGGGCCATGAACGCCTGA
- a CDS encoding PspC domain-containing protein, translated as MSTKRLKRSKKERIIAGVCGGLAEYYKIDASMIRIAFVLAFVFAGIGLLPYLVLWLIMPER; from the coding sequence ATGAGCACCAAGCGACTCAAGAGAAGCAAAAAGGAGCGCATCATCGCCGGGGTTTGCGGCGGCCTGGCCGAGTACTACAAGATCGACGCCTCGATGATCAGGATCGCCTTTGTCCTGGCCTTCGTGTTCGCCGGCATCGGCCTCCTGCCCTATCTCGTGCTCTGGCTGATCATGCCGGAGCGTTAG
- a CDS encoding NAD(P)/FAD-dependent oxidoreductase, protein MALAGGLRAQPSGGDLCGRTVIWAAGVRDHWPSFAGARRLVGKRLFWCIACDGWRTLGKRILVFADRADCEGTVLQFLSYTRDITVLTQAGSALEALKPALEAEGVPVLTGSVKRVRAEAEAPLAVELANGPKLEADYLFSLLGSTPRVAALAELPLELSPAGHICIDDKNHSSLRDFFAAGDVSDKHSHQVVSAAHEGAMAAQAANHVLYERIKH, encoded by the coding sequence GTGGCCCTCGCCGGAGGGCTACGCGCTCAGCCTAGCGGAGGCGACCTGTGCGGCCGCACCGTCATCTGGGCGGCGGGCGTGCGCGATCACTGGCCCAGCTTTGCGGGGGCAAGGCGTCTCGTCGGCAAGCGGCTCTTCTGGTGCATCGCCTGCGACGGCTGGCGCACCCTGGGCAAGCGCATCCTCGTCTTCGCCGACCGGGCCGACTGCGAGGGGACCGTCTTGCAGTTTCTCAGCTACACGCGCGACATCACCGTGCTCACTCAAGCGGGCAGCGCACTCGAGGCGCTGAAGCCAGCGCTCGAGGCCGAGGGCGTCCCCGTCTTGACGGGCAGCGTGAAGCGGGTCAGGGCCGAGGCCGAGGCCCCGCTCGCGGTCGAGCTGGCGAACGGCCCGAAACTGGAAGCCGATTATCTCTTCAGCCTCCTGGGCAGCACGCCCAGGGTAGCAGCGCTGGCGGAGTTGCCGTTGGAACTCAGTCCGGCGGGGCATATCTGCATCGACGACAAGAACCACAGCAGCCTGCGTGACTTTTTCGCGGCGGGCGACGTTAGCGACAAGCACAGCCACCAGGTGGTGAGCGCCGCCCACGAGGGCGCGATGGCCGCACAGGCCGCCAACCACGTTCTATACGAACGGATTAAGCACTAA